One window from the genome of Gadus macrocephalus chromosome 7, ASM3116895v1 encodes:
- the LOC132461893 gene encoding tyrosinase-like, with amino-acid sequence MWSLFLIIATFVVCFAPSFQQFPRRCANSEALLSKECCPSWDGDGSACGASSGRGFCQDVQAPTQPDGPQYPFSGVDDREKWPLVFYNRTCQCAGNYMGFNCGDCKFGFFGANCNERRESVRRNVFHLSRAEMSQYISYLNLAKNTMSTDYVVVTGTYEEMENGSNPMFANVSVFDVYVWMHYYVSRDALLGGPGNVWTDVDFAHWAPGFLPWHRLYLLHWENDIRKLTGDMSFVMPYWDWRDAGDCDVCTDELMGARSPGDPDLLSPGSVFSSWKVICSQPGAYNERGVLCDASQEGPLRRNPGNHNRNLVPRLPSSAEVAFTLGLRDYDTGPMDRTANMSFRNTMEGFGDPSTGRGSSTRMGMHAAIHVFMNGTMSSVQGSANDPIFLLHHAYIDSLYEQWLRVNQPSPSEYPDSGAPIGHNGDYNMVPFLPLYKNREFFLSSKELGYEYSSLQDSNTLLVESMNPHMENLLQVWPWLLFVGLLGAVVAVLMTVGVNAMRRYYQAPGKGRSPFPEREPLIPAYSMEEEAAVHKSYQTAM; translated from the exons ATGTGGTCTCTATTCCTCATCATCGCAACTTTCGTGGTGTGTTTTGCGCCGTCATTTCAACAGTTCCCCCGGCGCTGCGCCAACAGTGAGGCTCTGCTCTCCAAGGAATGTTGTCCGTCCTGGGATGGGGACGGCTCGGCGTGCGGGGCCAGCTCCGGCCGGGGCTTCTGCCAGGACGTCCAGGCACCGACGCAGCCCGACGGGCCACAGTACCCGTTCTCCGGGGTGGACGACCGAGAGAAGTGGCCTCTGGTCTTTTATAACCGGACGTGTCAGTGTGCCGGTAACTACATGGGGTTTAATTGCGGCGACTGCAAATTTGGGTTTTTTGGAGCCAACTGCAACGAGAGAAGAGAATCCGTCCGGAGAAACGTCTTTCATCTCTCACGGGCCGAGATGAGTCAATACATATCCTACCTGAACCTGGCCAAGAACACGATGAGCACAGACTATGTGGTAGTCACGGGGACCTACGAGGAGATGGAGAACGGGTCCAATCCCATGTTTGCCAACGTCTCCGTGTTCGACGTGTATGTGTGGATGCACTATTATGTGTCCAGGGACGCACTTTTGGGCGGGCCGGGTAACGTTTGGACCGATGTGGACTTCGCCCACTGGGCCCCCGGGTTCCTCCCGTGGCACCGTCTCTACCTGCTCCACTGGGAGAACGACATTCGGAAGCTGACCGGGGACATGAGCTTCGTCATGCCCTACTGGGACTGGCGGGACGCCGGGGACTGTGACGTCTGCACGGACGAGCTGATGGGGGCCCGCAGCCCGGGGGACCCCGACCTGCTCAGTCCGGGGTCTGTCTTCTCCTCTTGGAAG GTGATATGTTCCCAGCCAGGCGCCTACAACGAGAGGGGCGTGCTGTGCGACGCCAGCCAGGAGGGCCCGCTGCGGAGGAACCCCGGCAACCACAACCGGAACCTGGTGCCGCGGCTACCGAGCTCCGCGGAGGTGGCGTTCACCCTGGGGCTGCGGGACTACGACACGGGACCCATGGACCGCACGGCCAACATGAGCTTCAGGAACACAATGGAAG GTTTCGGAGATCCGTCAACCGGACGCGGAAGCAGTACTCGTATGGGCATGCACGCCGCCATCCACGTCTTCATGAACGGGACCATGTCCTCCGTGCAGGGTTCCGCCAACGACCCCATCTTCCTCCTGCACCACGCCTACATCGACAG CCTGTATGAGCAGTGGCTGCGGGTAAACCAGCCGTCTCCATCGGAGTACCCGGACTCTGGCGCCCCCATAGGACACAACGGGGACTACAATATGGTGCCCTTCCTGCCCCTTTACAAGAACAGAGAATTCTTCCTCTCCAGCAAGGAGCTGGGATATGAATATTCATCCCTGCAGGATTCCA ATACACTGCTAGTTGAATCCATGAATCCCCACATGGAGAACCTGCTGCAAGTGTGGCCCTGGCTGCTGTTTGTGGGGCTCCTAGGGGCCGTCGTGGCCGTCCTGATGACCGTGGGCGTCAATGCAATGAGGCGCTACTACCAGGCCCCGGGGAAAGGGAGGAGCCCCttcccagagagagagcctcTGATCCCAGCCTACAGCATGGAGGAAGAGGCCGCCGTCCATAAGAGCTACCAGACCGCTATGTGA